In Bacillus cytotoxicus NVH 391-98, the following are encoded in one genomic region:
- a CDS encoding DUF6414 family protein, with product MFKNLIYFDSNKVAEYRAVLEGKKYVKINKVKVNSGKSVNAKVSVLSGGISGSNEMEGEIVESLILDCNEFEDLLESNSKDNYFDFSQDEWDAETIPRTSIIRFEGDFRIPTEFDMMDLINKGKPMLTSSMNIQNAQEEELFNKIFAKESTKIPAFLECNKFEERVGFAKLNANNLCYELEHLEDFEDEEVTVIAKVLSRKNVTDKPIVVFDIMKDLFSLGRGIRRTMGKEEIEDIQSITSDKNIIILEVLAIYQ from the coding sequence TTGTTCAAAAATCTAATATATTTTGATTCAAATAAAGTTGCAGAATATAGGGCAGTACTAGAGGGGAAAAAATATGTAAAGATAAACAAGGTCAAAGTAAATTCAGGGAAGTCCGTAAACGCTAAAGTTTCAGTACTTTCAGGGGGGATAAGTGGAAGTAACGAAATGGAAGGGGAAATAGTAGAGAGCCTAATACTTGACTGTAATGAATTTGAAGATTTACTTGAAAGTAATAGTAAGGATAATTATTTTGATTTTTCACAGGATGAATGGGATGCTGAAACAATACCTAGAACATCTATTATTCGTTTTGAGGGAGATTTTCGGATTCCTACAGAGTTTGATATGATGGATTTAATTAACAAAGGAAAGCCTATGTTAACTTCAAGCATGAACATACAAAACGCTCAAGAAGAAGAATTATTCAATAAAATTTTTGCAAAGGAAAGCACAAAAATTCCAGCCTTTCTTGAATGCAACAAGTTTGAAGAGCGAGTAGGTTTTGCGAAATTAAATGCAAATAATCTCTGTTATGAATTAGAGCATTTAGAGGATTTTGAAGATGAAGAAGTAACTGTAATTGCAAAAGTTCTATCTCGAAAAAATGTAACGGATAAACCTATAGTTGTATTTGACATTATGAAGGATTTATTTTCTTTAGGTCGAGGAATTAGAAGAACAATGGGTAAAGAGGAAATTGAGGATATACAAAGTATCACAAGTGATAAAAATATTATAATCCTAGAAGTTTTAGCAATTTATCAATAG
- a CDS encoding immunity 70 family protein has protein sequence MATGLMVDFYWYQLGTSDFVHSFFSTISYHLEKEGWGTKYPHLMKELYSGKLPLENIPKAIKEAKEVHEKLKLFSPSEVVWDIEDLSKQPPWGDDISSDIKDLSNYFVTSDGKDMFEVLFYALNEALEEKVDLKIETL, from the coding sequence ATGGCAACAGGACTTATGGTTGATTTTTATTGGTATCAACTTGGTACATCAGATTTTGTACATTCGTTCTTTTCAACAATAAGCTACCATTTAGAAAAAGAAGGATGGGGAACAAAATATCCTCACTTAATGAAAGAACTATATAGTGGAAAACTTCCGCTAGAAAATATTCCAAAGGCGATTAAAGAAGCAAAAGAAGTGCATGAAAAATTGAAGCTGTTTTCACCATCAGAAGTAGTATGGGATATCGAGGATTTATCTAAACAGCCACCTTGGGGTGATGATATTTCATCAGACATAAAAGACCTTTCAAACTATTTTGTTACAAGTGATGGGAAAGATATGTTTGAGGTATTATTTTATGCTTTAAATGAAGCTCTTGAAGAAAAAGTAGATTTAAAAATAGAGACTTTGTAA
- a CDS encoding WXG100 family type VII secretion target: MVQIKVTPERLEQSAKIVREAKNRLEQIHKDLYQQTEYIASMWSGATSQRFYQMFNETKPQMFNVFREFDKIAEELMNAAEKFRNADELYGGNLVDESLSNEDIEEGAMCGKLIPKSDLEKAWDGLYTGAGQAVGDAWEGFKALGDGETWSNMWDAVVNYDETFPAMWNVFSDSFMNDVWYGDVESGFRWGSYLLTSIGTGLLGGKGLDKVSKLARGVNVYKVTEAFPPRLQPAFADGLTSGTMTSMLPPTGNWGNYLSGYLMFARPSWRQSELDAGDTFSKPKYTDQISFKDREKVSYGTKGSTRPDFFSYEEGRSIEIKNYNVTTSSGRNSLINIVVKQFEDRIKHLPEGVKQTVLIDVRGQTVTKETLKQIKEEITQRTFGQIEIIIKKDSN; encoded by the coding sequence ATGGTTCAAATAAAAGTAACACCAGAACGTTTGGAACAATCGGCAAAGATAGTTCGTGAAGCTAAAAATAGATTAGAACAAATACATAAAGATTTATATCAACAAACGGAATATATTGCTTCAATGTGGAGTGGTGCAACAAGTCAAAGGTTTTATCAGATGTTTAATGAAACAAAACCTCAAATGTTTAATGTATTTCGGGAATTTGATAAAATTGCAGAAGAACTAATGAATGCAGCGGAAAAGTTCCGTAATGCTGATGAACTTTATGGCGGTAACTTAGTTGATGAAAGTTTATCTAATGAAGATATTGAAGAAGGGGCAATGTGTGGTAAACTTATTCCAAAATCTGATTTAGAGAAAGCTTGGGATGGTCTTTATACTGGTGCAGGACAAGCTGTTGGTGATGCTTGGGAAGGATTTAAAGCGTTAGGTGACGGTGAAACATGGTCAAATATGTGGGATGCTGTTGTTAATTATGATGAAACTTTTCCTGCAATGTGGAATGTTTTCTCGGACTCCTTTATGAACGATGTTTGGTATGGTGATGTTGAAAGTGGATTCCGTTGGGGCTCTTATCTATTGACATCAATCGGTACAGGATTACTTGGAGGAAAAGGGCTTGATAAGGTTTCTAAGCTTGCTAGAGGAGTAAATGTTTATAAAGTAACAGAAGCCTTCCCACCACGTTTACAACCTGCTTTTGCGGATGGGCTTACTAGTGGGACTATGACTAGTATGTTACCGCCAACAGGAAACTGGGGTAATTACCTAAGTGGTTATCTTATGTTTGCTAGACCATCATGGAGACAATCGGAGCTTGATGCAGGAGATACCTTTTCTAAACCAAAATATACAGACCAAATATCATTTAAAGATAGAGAAAAAGTTTCTTACGGTACTAAAGGGAGTACAAGACCAGACTTTTTCAGTTACGAAGAAGGTCGAAGTATAGAGATAAAAAATTATAATGTTACAACATCAAGTGGAAGAAATTCATTAATTAATATTGTTGTAAAACAATTTGAAGATAGGATAAAACATTTACCCGAAGGAGTTAAACAAACTGTTTTAATTGATGTGCGAGGACAAACGGTAACAAAAGAAACGTTAAAACAAATTAAAGAAGAAATAACGCAAAGAACATTTGGACAAATAGAGATTATCATCAAAAAAGACAGTAATTAA
- a CDS encoding response regulator aspartate phosphatase — protein MNVPVKGNEQVTKLLNDWYVAMLAQHVTKAQQLKKEIDEQINNIEENQNLLLYYSLLDFRYKVLTDGLNITKESFDKIESFDTPTDDFLSYYYHFFKAIHATLLANHNEAKEHYEKAENLLKFVFNELEQAEFYYRIASFYNITFHSLMGIKCASKAEEIFSKHTGCEINVALCKNILGGACVQLQQFELAEEYFTSAIDILQKQNEETLILRVRNNLGWLYASQNLSSLAIRHLSEVNQKIPNHFKAIFLQAREHFKLGEKEVADGFIRKGLDVCKKLKNEEYKHHFLILKGMNDNIPLEELETIIILGTAYFKKERLLGYVQEYEEILAVKFHEMLNLEKSAKYFYSAYKAKQELSEKGALK, from the coding sequence ATGAACGTTCCAGTGAAGGGGAATGAACAAGTTACGAAATTATTAAATGACTGGTATGTAGCTATGCTGGCACAACATGTAACTAAAGCACAGCAATTAAAAAAAGAAATTGATGAGCAAATTAACAACATCGAAGAAAACCAAAATCTATTACTATATTATTCATTGTTAGATTTTAGATACAAGGTACTAACTGATGGTTTAAATATCACAAAAGAAAGTTTTGATAAAATCGAATCTTTTGATACACCAACTGATGACTTTCTATCTTACTACTATCATTTCTTCAAAGCTATTCATGCAACTCTACTTGCAAATCATAATGAAGCTAAAGAACATTATGAGAAAGCAGAAAATCTTTTAAAATTCGTTTTTAATGAACTAGAACAAGCTGAATTTTATTATAGAATTGCATCTTTTTATAACATTACTTTTCATTCACTTATGGGTATTAAGTGTGCATCTAAAGCAGAAGAGATATTTTCTAAACATACTGGTTGCGAAATTAATGTAGCTCTATGTAAAAATATCTTAGGAGGGGCTTGTGTACAGCTACAACAATTTGAATTAGCAGAAGAATATTTCACTTCTGCAATAGATATTTTACAGAAGCAAAATGAAGAAACCTTAATTTTAAGAGTTAGAAATAATTTAGGTTGGCTATATGCAAGCCAAAACCTTTCAAGTTTGGCTATTCGCCATTTATCAGAAGTTAATCAAAAAATCCCTAACCACTTCAAAGCTATTTTCTTACAAGCAAGAGAACATTTTAAACTTGGAGAAAAAGAGGTAGCAGATGGATTTATTAGAAAAGGTTTGGATGTTTGTAAAAAATTAAAAAATGAAGAATACAAGCATCATTTTTTAATTTTAAAAGGAATGAACGACAATATCCCTTTAGAGGAATTAGAAACTATAATTATCTTAGGCACTGCATACTTTAAGAAGGAGCGGTTATTAGGCTACGTACAAGAATATGAAGAAATATTGGCGGTCAAATTTCATGAGATGCTAAACCTTGAAAAATCAGCAAAATACTTCTATTCAGCTTATAAAGCTAAACAAGAATTATCAGAAAAAGGAGCGTTAAAGTGA
- a CDS encoding Phr family secreted Rap phosphatase inhibitor translates to MKKLCSIVLSLAIIGIVSFGLNSSIEILQSAHGDYPAPQRTNLVYNLGNTLTSNNSDGNTGGIIANYEHGQTF, encoded by the coding sequence ATGAAAAAACTTTGTTCAATTGTGTTAAGTTTAGCTATTATTGGTATTGTTTCTTTTGGATTAAATAGTTCTATAGAAATTTTACAGTCTGCTCATGGAGATTACCCTGCCCCTCAAAGAACTAACTTAGTATATAATTTAGGCAATACACTTACATCTAATAATTCAGACGGCAATACTGGTGGAATTATTGCAAACTACGAACACGGTCAAACTTTTTAA
- a CDS encoding type II restriction enzyme has product MNQTDKAWDILFDRHNILQNVQRNGFFEIQAKEIKKEREPRLMAKFDHYSNLPKLFKDNGLSILPISRSSYIIGEFDVYEKVTYNQKLKPIQVDFPSDLTTIDPTNLYSESSALHCAHVTGMMENVLGEQSFQTISGRMSSKEFDFNIRTRKGNDHLVSIKNSQVEIDGGYESQSQFMIVEAKNATVDDFLVRQLYYPYRLWQAKTYKEVKPVFFTYSNDIFSFFIYEFTDPHRYNSAKLIGQKDFIIAHEELELEDIVEVFHTVHIQPEPEIPFPQADSFPRIVDLLGLLVENDLSKDDITRNYDFDERQTGYYTAAGMYLGLIEKYKDENRQVMFTLTRAGRGIMRLKTKDKFLRLAKSILVHEPFKQVLAEYFQTSTPPEKERVVEIMKRCNLYNVNSESTYFRRASTVMGWINWILELPETY; this is encoded by the coding sequence ATGAACCAAACAGATAAAGCGTGGGATATATTATTTGACCGTCATAACATATTACAAAATGTCCAACGAAATGGCTTTTTTGAAATTCAAGCCAAAGAAATAAAGAAGGAACGTGAGCCAAGGTTGATGGCTAAGTTTGACCATTATAGTAATCTGCCAAAGCTTTTTAAGGATAACGGTCTGTCTATATTACCTATCTCTCGTTCAAGTTATATTATTGGTGAGTTTGATGTTTATGAAAAAGTCACTTATAACCAAAAATTAAAACCAATTCAAGTGGATTTTCCAAGTGACCTTACAACCATAGACCCAACTAACCTTTACTCTGAAAGTTCAGCTCTTCATTGTGCTCATGTTACTGGTATGATGGAGAATGTTTTGGGAGAACAGTCTTTTCAGACTATATCTGGGAGAATGTCCTCAAAAGAATTTGACTTTAATATTAGGACTAGAAAGGGTAATGACCACCTTGTTAGTATTAAAAACTCTCAAGTTGAAATTGACGGAGGATATGAGAGCCAAAGTCAATTTATGATAGTTGAAGCTAAAAATGCGACTGTTGATGATTTTCTTGTTAGACAGCTTTATTATCCTTATCGTTTGTGGCAAGCGAAAACTTATAAAGAAGTTAAGCCAGTTTTTTTCACTTATTCAAATGATATTTTCAGCTTTTTTATTTATGAATTTACTGACCCTCATAGATACAATTCAGCTAAGCTTATAGGGCAAAAGGATTTTATTATTGCTCATGAGGAGTTAGAGCTTGAAGATATAGTTGAGGTTTTTCATACGGTTCATATTCAACCAGAGCCAGAAATTCCATTTCCTCAAGCTGACTCATTCCCAAGAATTGTTGATTTACTAGGATTGCTCGTTGAGAATGATTTGAGTAAAGATGATATTACTAGGAATTATGACTTTGATGAGAGACAAACTGGTTATTACACTGCGGCTGGCATGTATCTTGGTTTAATTGAAAAGTACAAAGATGAAAACAGACAAGTTATGTTTACACTTACCAGAGCTGGAAGGGGCATAATGAGACTTAAAACAAAAGACAAATTTTTAAGATTGGCAAAGTCAATTCTGGTTCATGAACCTTTCAAGCAAGTTCTAGCTGAGTATTTCCAAACAAGTACACCTCCAGAAAAAGAAAGAGTTGTTGAAATAATGAAGAGGTGTAACTTGTATAATGTTAATTCAGAAAGTACGTATTTCAGAAGAGCTTCAACCGTTATGGGTTGGATAAATTGGATTTTAGAATTACCAGAAACATATTAA
- a CDS encoding DNA adenine methylase, which produces MAKNKLAQPFLKWAGGKRQLLPEIRKYVPKRINTYYEPFIGAGAVLFDIQPKRAVINDINSELASVYNVIKNNVDELIEDLKKHENDKDYFYEIRDLDRQEEYKNLSPVQRASRIIYLNKTCFNGLFRVNSQGQFNVPFGKYKNPQIVNEIVLRAVHNYLSSNNVTILNGDFETAVEKAKKGDFVYFDPPYDPVSDTSSFTGYSLDGFNKDDQRRLKYLFVELDKRGVNVLLSNSATDFIQELYEGFNIQIVSASRNINANASGRGKIDEVLVMNYEPNR; this is translated from the coding sequence GTGGCAAAAAATAAATTAGCTCAACCTTTTTTGAAGTGGGCGGGAGGAAAGCGTCAATTGCTTCCAGAAATTCGTAAGTATGTTCCAAAGAGAATTAATACTTATTATGAGCCCTTCATTGGAGCAGGGGCAGTTCTATTTGATATTCAACCCAAAAGAGCGGTTATAAATGACATTAATAGTGAACTTGCGAGTGTTTATAATGTAATCAAAAATAATGTTGATGAGTTGATTGAAGATTTGAAGAAACATGAAAATGACAAAGATTATTTTTATGAAATTCGTGATTTAGACAGGCAAGAAGAGTATAAAAATTTATCGCCTGTTCAAAGAGCTTCAAGGATAATTTATTTAAACAAAACTTGCTTTAATGGATTGTTTCGAGTGAACAGTCAAGGACAATTCAATGTTCCTTTTGGGAAATACAAAAACCCTCAAATTGTTAATGAAATTGTTTTAAGAGCTGTTCACAACTATTTGAGTTCTAATAATGTGACCATTCTTAATGGAGACTTTGAAACAGCAGTTGAGAAAGCAAAAAAGGGTGATTTTGTGTATTTTGACCCTCCATATGACCCAGTTTCAGATACTTCTTCATTTACTGGTTACAGTTTGGACGGGTTCAACAAAGATGACCAAAGAAGATTAAAATATCTTTTTGTTGAATTGGACAAACGAGGAGTAAATGTTTTATTGAGTAACTCAGCAACTGATTTTATTCAGGAACTATATGAAGGTTTTAATATTCAGATTGTCTCGGCAAGTCGAAACATCAATGCAAATGCTTCTGGCAGAGGGAAAATTGATGAAGTGCTGGTGATGAATTATGAACCAAACAGATAA
- a CDS encoding recombinase family protein, translating into MKYGYARVSSLQQDLTAQIRQLEEAGCEEIFREKVSGRNKDKRDEFQRLLETVEKDDIIVVTKLDRFARSTKDALATIEMLNEKDVSLIVLNMGGDKIDTSTAIGKLMVTVLAGIAEFEADMIRERQLEGIALAKERNVYKGKPKKYTDKHKGLQHALELFYNRDKNGMTVKEIEEITKISRATIYRAVREVQAQ; encoded by the coding sequence ATGAAATATGGGTATGCAAGAGTGTCTTCTTTACAGCAGGATTTAACTGCACAAATTAGACAGTTAGAAGAAGCGGGTTGTGAGGAAATCTTTAGGGAAAAGGTATCGGGTCGTAACAAAGACAAAAGAGATGAGTTTCAAAGGCTGTTGGAAACAGTAGAGAAGGATGACATTATTGTTGTTACTAAGTTAGACAGATTTGCAAGAAGTACAAAAGATGCACTTGCCACAATTGAAATGTTGAATGAGAAGGATGTGTCTCTCATTGTCTTAAATATGGGTGGTGACAAGATAGACACATCTACTGCTATTGGTAAGCTAATGGTGACAGTCCTTGCAGGAATAGCTGAGTTTGAAGCAGATATGATTCGAGAGAGACAACTTGAAGGGATTGCACTTGCAAAGGAAAGAAACGTGTACAAAGGTAAACCAAAGAAGTACACAGACAAACACAAAGGTTTGCAACATGCTTTAGAACTCTTCTATAACAGAGATAAGAATGGTATGACTGTGAAGGAAATTGAAGAGATAACAAAGATAAGTAGAGCGACAATTTATAGAGCAGTAAGAGAAGTGCAAGCACAATGA
- a CDS encoding helix-turn-helix domain-containing protein — translation MDNLTNIIGLQIRILRKSKNLSQEELAFKANLHPTYIGQVERGEKNLTVSSLNTITTALDITLEEFFSFIEPSNNKNNINFKSNDLLPYQNIIRLLQEINVNEQRKIFEIIEKLIEWKKL, via the coding sequence ATGGATAATCTAACTAATATTATTGGTTTGCAAATTCGGATACTAAGAAAAAGCAAAAATTTAAGTCAAGAAGAATTGGCATTCAAAGCAAACCTTCATCCAACATATATCGGACAAGTAGAGCGTGGAGAAAAAAATTTAACAGTTTCAAGTCTAAACACGATTACCACAGCATTAGATATTACATTAGAAGAATTTTTCTCTTTTATTGAACCTTCTAATAATAAAAATAATATTAATTTTAAAAGTAATGACTTGTTACCTTATCAAAATATTATTAGACTGCTTCAAGAAATTAACGTGAATGAACAGAGGAAAATATTTGAAATCATTGAAAAACTAATAGAGTGGAAAAAATTATAA
- a CDS encoding helix-turn-helix domain-containing protein: MNKSSFGEELKALRKRVGMPSKVLSQKVGKAVTYVSQLERELIKNPSYTTCLQILLELGLIKEDAEKMLNYYGIQSKEEKQAELELAVKLDEELSWKINSGYYSKKLEQIERKRHLFLQLIDKQLKTLGHFDNSRADIILNNLIELLKNEEKAELLFEFFGNDFSKLDYEEIQLIISKANKEYKKTMAEKFINSFEEE; the protein is encoded by the coding sequence TTGAATAAATCAAGTTTTGGAGAAGAACTAAAAGCCTTAAGAAAACGTGTAGGTATGCCATCTAAAGTATTATCACAAAAAGTAGGAAAAGCTGTTACATACGTCTCACAGTTAGAAAGAGAATTAATAAAAAATCCCTCTTATACAACTTGTCTACAAATATTACTGGAGCTTGGTCTTATCAAGGAAGATGCTGAAAAAATGCTCAATTATTATGGTATACAGTCAAAAGAGGAAAAACAGGCTGAATTAGAATTGGCAGTAAAACTGGATGAAGAACTGTCATGGAAAATCAACTCTGGTTATTACAGTAAGAAATTAGAACAAATTGAAAGAAAAAGGCACTTATTTTTACAATTGATTGATAAACAATTAAAGACACTTGGACACTTTGACAACTCAAGAGCAGACATTATTCTTAACAACCTTATTGAGCTATTGAAAAACGAAGAAAAAGCTGAGTTACTTTTTGAATTTTTCGGAAATGATTTTTCAAAATTGGATTATGAAGAAATACAATTAATAATTTCAAAAGCAAATAAAGAATACAAAAAAACAATGGCAGAAAAATTCATTAATTCTTTTGAGGAGGAATAA
- a CDS encoding recombinase family protein, which produces MKTKVALYVRVSTEEQANNGYSIDAQLNTLRNHCEISGKTIVEEYADKGISGTSISGRHGLQKMLEDAKKGLFSEVIVWKISRLARNTIDILKIVEELNKNNVVFRSFSENFETETPMGKFALQMMGAVAELERNTIVDNVKLGMTQRAKEGKWNGGSMLGYTCIDKELKIVEEEAKIVRYIFDLYINGKGYKAIANKLNHEGYKTKRKKSFSINSIRTIIANPAYAGFIRFNQVENWSKKRRKGKSENTTTVKGTHEPIISLDVWETSRIISNQKSHKPAKTFSGTFPLTTLLRCPMCGQGMIGHKIKKNKNGTEYIRYYQCGNFHYKGSAVCKSNLINADIAEEYVFKKIEEITSKPTILQEIVDRVNRDIKTLKEPIQNNLNYISKALADNQKSIQKFMNIIETEDTLPQLILKRIHELEAKREELLEQKKSLEYELAKPTIKEISFEQISNVLNTFSKILPNISPEQQKDFLHSIINKITVNTGNSPTERSIKDIELFFDASSKNNYVLTYGKVPHD; this is translated from the coding sequence ATGAAAACAAAAGTAGCATTATATGTACGTGTTTCAACAGAAGAACAAGCTAACAACGGTTATTCTATTGATGCACAATTAAATACATTACGAAACCACTGTGAAATTTCTGGAAAAACAATTGTTGAAGAGTATGCTGATAAAGGTATAAGTGGAACATCTATAAGCGGAAGACACGGGCTACAAAAAATGTTAGAAGATGCTAAAAAGGGATTATTTAGTGAAGTTATTGTTTGGAAAATATCACGCTTAGCTCGAAATACAATTGATATATTAAAAATAGTAGAAGAATTAAATAAAAATAACGTTGTCTTTCGCTCTTTTAGTGAGAACTTCGAAACAGAAACACCTATGGGTAAATTTGCATTACAAATGATGGGAGCAGTTGCTGAGTTAGAAAGGAATACAATTGTTGATAACGTAAAATTAGGTATGACCCAAAGAGCTAAAGAAGGTAAATGGAATGGTGGCAGTATGCTAGGTTATACTTGTATAGATAAAGAATTAAAAATTGTTGAGGAAGAAGCTAAAATTGTTAGATATATCTTTGATTTATATATTAATGGCAAAGGCTATAAAGCAATTGCTAATAAATTAAACCATGAAGGTTACAAAACAAAACGAAAGAAATCATTCTCAATAAATTCTATTAGAACTATTATTGCTAATCCTGCTTATGCAGGGTTTATTCGATTTAATCAAGTTGAAAATTGGAGTAAAAAGAGAAGAAAAGGGAAAAGTGAAAATACCACTACGGTAAAAGGAACACATGAACCAATTATTAGTTTAGATGTTTGGGAAACTTCCCGAATAATTTCAAATCAAAAATCACATAAACCTGCGAAAACATTTTCTGGTACTTTCCCTCTAACAACGTTGTTAAGATGCCCAATGTGTGGACAAGGAATGATTGGACATAAAATAAAGAAAAATAAAAACGGTACTGAATACATACGTTATTATCAATGTGGAAATTTCCATTACAAAGGTAGTGCTGTATGCAAGTCCAATTTAATAAATGCAGATATTGCAGAAGAATATGTTTTTAAAAAAATTGAAGAGATAACTTCAAAACCAACTATACTTCAAGAAATAGTAGATAGAGTTAACAGGGATATTAAAACATTAAAAGAGCCTATCCAAAACAACTTAAATTATATATCAAAAGCATTAGCTGATAACCAAAAAAGTATTCAAAAATTTATGAACATAATCGAAACAGAAGACACTCTTCCTCAATTAATATTAAAAAGAATACATGAGCTAGAAGCTAAACGTGAAGAGCTATTAGAACAAAAAAAATCTCTGGAATATGAATTAGCTAAACCTACAATTAAAGAAATTTCCTTTGAGCAAATCTCTAATGTTTTAAATACATTCTCTAAAATTCTACCTAATATCTCTCCAGAACAACAAAAAGATTTTCTACATTCAATTATTAATAAAATTACCGTCAATACAGGTAATTCTCCTACTGAAAGAAGCATCAAAGATATTGAATTATTCTTTGATGCTTCTTCTAAAAATAACTATGTGCTTACTTATGGTAAGGTTCCCCACGATTAA
- the rlmH gene encoding 23S rRNA (pseudouridine(1915)-N(3))-methyltransferase RlmH: MNISIISIGKLKEKYLKQGIAEYLKRLSSYAKVEVIELPDEKAPENLSEAEMLIVKEKEGVRILDKISDDTHVIALAIEGKQKSSEQFAESLDCLATYGKSKIAFVIGGSLGLSTEVMKRSNESLSFSKMTLPHQLMRLVLLEQIYRAFRINRGEPYHK, from the coding sequence GTGAATATCTCAATTATTTCAATCGGGAAATTAAAAGAAAAATATTTAAAACAAGGTATTGCAGAATACTTAAAACGATTATCATCTTATGCAAAAGTGGAAGTAATTGAATTACCAGATGAAAAAGCACCGGAAAACTTAAGCGAAGCAGAGATGTTAATCGTAAAAGAAAAGGAAGGTGTGCGTATACTAGACAAAATTTCAGATGATACGCATGTCATTGCACTAGCAATTGAAGGAAAGCAAAAATCATCAGAACAATTTGCAGAAAGCTTAGATTGCCTCGCTACATATGGAAAAAGCAAAATCGCCTTTGTAATCGGTGGATCCCTTGGCTTAAGTACAGAAGTAATGAAACGCTCAAATGAATCTCTATCATTTTCAAAAATGACATTACCGCATCAACTAATGAGACTTGTCCTTTTAGAACAAATCTATCGTGCGTTCCGGATTAATCGTGGGGAACCTTACCATAAGTAA
- a CDS encoding CxxH/CxxC protein: MNFPCCLEHVELALDIIVDECEVAPVINSVDNSEKEEKTCEFCQNKATYVVSNADSPTICG; the protein is encoded by the coding sequence ATGAATTTCCCTTGTTGTTTAGAACATGTAGAGTTAGCGTTGGATATCATTGTGGATGAATGCGAAGTCGCACCTGTTATTAACAGTGTGGATAACTCAGAAAAAGAAGAAAAAACATGTGAATTTTGTCAAAACAAAGCGACATATGTTGTATCGAACGCAGATTCTCCCACAATATGTGGGTAA